The Rhododendron vialii isolate Sample 1 chromosome 6a, ASM3025357v1 genome includes a window with the following:
- the LOC131329325 gene encoding probable magnesium transporter NIPA6 — MFTDNLIGFSLAVASSIFIGASFIIKKKGLQRAGASGPRASSGGYGYLLQPLWWIGMITMIVGELANFIAYIYAPAVLVTPLGALSIIVSAVLAHFLLKEKLRRMGILGCVLCVVGSTVIVLHAPSEHSINSVEEIWELAIQPAFLLYTASAVAVVLVLVLYCEPRFGQTNIMVYIGICSVIGSLTVMSIKAIGTAIKLTLEGSSQVASFQTWIFAMVAVTCIITQLNYLNKALDNFNTAVVSPIYYAMFTSLTILASAIMFKDWSGQSASNIVSALCGFITVLSGTMVLHSTREPDPPPVTDYSSLSPQISWLVHANGEIWKHKEDDELQPEFIAIIQQDHFK, encoded by the exons ATGTTTACAGATAATTTGATAGGGTTTTCTCTCGCTGTGGCATCCAGTATCTTCATTGGAGCGAGCTTCATTATCAAGAAGAAGGGTCTCCAGCGGGCCGGCGCCTCGGGCCCTCGTGCCA GTTCAGGAGGATACGGTTATCTACTGCAGCCACTTTGGTGGATTGGCATGATCACTA TGATTGTTGGAGAATTAGCCAATTTTATTGCTTACATTTATGCTCCTGCTGTGCTTGTGACACCTCTTGGAGCATTGAGTATAATTGTTAG TGCTGTTCTTGCACACTTTTTATTGAAGGAGAAATTGCGACGTATGGGCATACTGGGGTGTGTTTTGTGCGTAGTGGGGTCCACCGTGATTGTGCTTCATGCACCTAGTGAACACAGTATAAATTCAGTGGAAGAGATCTGGGAATTAGCAATACAACCAG cTTTTCTTCTGTACACGGCCTCTGCAGTGGCTGTGGTGTTGGTGCTTGTGTTGTACTGCGAACCGCGCTTTGGACAGACAAACATAATGGTTTATATTGGCATATGCTCAGTGATTGGATCGTTGACG GTTATGAGTATAAAAGCAATAGGAACTGCTATAAAACTCACATTGGAAGGGTCAAGCCAGGTAGCAAGCTTCCAGACATGGATTTTTGCAATGGTAGCAGTTACTTGTATTATAACTCAGTTGAATTATTTGAATAAG GCTTTGGATAATTTCAACACAGCTGTTGTCTCTCCAATCTACTATGCCATGTTTACCTCCCTCACGATTTTGGCCAGTGCAATAATGTTCAAG GATTGGTCCGGTCAGAGTGCCAGTAATATTGTATCAGCGCTTTGTGGATTCATTACTGTGCTTTCAGGTACTATGGTTTTGCATAGTACGAGAGAACCTGATCCACCTCCTGTCACAG ACTACTCCTCACTTTCTCCTCAAATATCCTGGCTTGTCCATGCCAATGGTGAAATATGGAAGCACAAAGAGGATGACGAGTTGCAACCTGAATTCATTGCAATAATTCAGCAAGATCATTTCAAGTAA
- the LOC131328493 gene encoding uncharacterized protein LOC131328493 — protein sequence MADKTRSQEIKRLEELFRELSDANELTSDSIKRLTDASSTQAASMAALKDTMEGAKNLVSTLNSKYEQLQEKVSSNSFPALLPNPNVNLGLNLGQTRLFQPKLDFPKFFGDDPEAWIYKCEKYFELNAIDETQKIRLASLHMEDKAMHWYRWFEKSHTLRTWREFSRVLLMRFGENVFEDAMGQLTKLRQWSTVKSYQEKFEELANKTTGLTEEFFISCFVSELKDEIKGGVQMFRPSTISQAMGLARLQEDTVEAVNKKNRGSMRPATSFTAPPPKPQTLLPKTNESGGNVRRLTPKDFDEKRAKGLCFGCDEKYFRGHVCTKKQLYMIELEDEEDEFVEAQQEMLPDDTSEEFHISVHALSGIQSYKTMRVKGFIKKTVVHILVDSESTHNFLDPGVAKKAGVRIQSINPLTVVVADRTKINSKAMVKNLHWTVQDTNFISDVKLLPLGGCDMVLGVQWLSTLGPVLWDFQNLQMQFSVLGKQLVLQGDTSADIQVVDAKRMQHLLNKNCPGVLAQLCSIQVDKPAEVHSDLLHILHDFCDVFAEPKGLPPIRVHDHQIPLKIGTQPPSIRPYRYPYIQKNEIEKIV from the coding sequence ATGGCAGACAAGACTCGTTCACAAGAGATCAAACGATTAGAAGAATTATTTCGGGAATTGTCCGACGCAAATGAACTTACCAGCGATTCCATCAAACGATTAACCGACGCTTCCTCCACTCAAGCGGCATCCATGGCTGCTCTCAAAGATACGATGGAAGGAGCCAAGAACCTCGTTTCCACTCTGAATTCGAAGTATGAACAACTTCAAGAAAAGGTTTCTTCCAATTCTTTTCCTGCTTTACTTCCGAACCCTAATGTgaatttgggtttgaatttgGGGCAAACAAGACTTTTTCAACCAAAATTGGATTTCCCTAAGTTTTTTGGTGATGATCCTGAGGCATGGATTTATAAATGCGAGAAGTATTTTGAGTTGAACGCAATCGATGAAACACAAAAAATCCGCTTAGCTTCTTTGCACATGGAGGATAAAGCCATGCATTGGTATCGATGGTTTGAGAAATCTCATACCCTACGAACTTGGAGAGAATTTTCTAGGGTATTACTTATGAGATTTGGGGAAAATGTTTTCGAAGATGCTATGGGTCAGTTAACCAAATTAAGGCAATGGTCTACCGTTAAGTCTTATCAAGAAAAATTTGAGGAACTCGCAAACAAAACCACAGGGCTTACTGAGGAATTTTTTATCAGCTGTTTTGTGAGTGAGTTGAAGGATGAAATCAAAGGGGGAGTTCAAATGTTTCGGCCAAGCACCATTTCCCAAGCCATGGGTTTGGCTAGGTTACAAGAAGATACGGTGGAGGCTGTGAATAAAAAGAATAGGGGATCAATGAGGCCTGCTACCTCTTTTACTGCGCCACCACCTAAACCCCAAACTCTACTGCCCAAAACCAATGAATCTGGAGGCAATGTTCGACGTCTAACCCCAAAAGATTTTGATGAGAAGAGGGCTAAAGGATTGTGTTTTGGATGTGATGAGAAATATTTTAGGGGACATGTGTGTACCAAGAAACAGTTATATATGATTGAACTtgaggatgaagaagatgagTTTGTGGAAGCTCAACAGGAGATGTTACCAGATGACACCTCAGAGGAGTTCCACATATCAGTCCATGCACTGTCAGGCATTCAGTCTTACAAGACCATGAGAGTTAAAGGGTTCATCAAGAAAACTGTGGTCCACATCTTGGTGGATTCTGAAAGTACACATAACTTCTTGGATCCCGGAGTGGCTAAAAAGGCTGGGGTTAGAATTCAGAGCATCAACCCTTTAACAGTTGTGGTAGCTGATCGAACTAAAATCAATAGTAAGGCCATGGTGAAAAACCTTCATTGGACTGTACAAGACACTAACTTCATTTCTGATGTGAAACTTTTACCTTTGGGAGGGTGTGACATGGTGTTGGGGGTGCAGTGGTTGTCCACCTTGGGACCAGTTTTGTGGGATTTCCAAAATTTGCAAATGCAGTTCTCTGTCTTAGGGAAACAGTTGGTATTACAAGGGGATACTTCAGCTGATATTCAGGTGGTGGATGCTAAGAGAATGCAACATCTGCTCAACAAGAATTGCCCAGGGGTGCTAGCTCAGTTGTGTAGCATTCAAGTTGACAAACCTGCTGAGGTACATTCTGATTTACTCCACATCTTGCATGATTTCTGTGATGTTTTTGCTGAACCAAAAGGGCTACCCCCAATTAGAGTTCATGATCATCAGATACCCCTTAAAATTGGTACTCAACCTCCCAGCATCAGACCTTACAGATATCCTtacattcaaaaaaatgaaattgaaaagatCGTCTAG